One segment of Leptospiraceae bacterium DNA contains the following:
- a CDS encoding TonB-dependent receptor, whose amino-acid sequence MSGADTYNISGKLSVGGFRFQTINWQYLQGAGTFNNGTYVSDFKERGLETNNFDSRNNFRRVGLIYGISPAGSRGSEIHNRQNALSVGYLYKFNARTSIDSEVFARQTDVISSTFNENLKKVGPNSEYRPGGFNLATFSRPDYSYGIRETFEYTKNQHLSTISGLEGTYFNIPKGNSPLTAIDRFEIRNLALYLQQAYRPLEDLTLTAGYRYDYNSVFGEIHTPRFAAIYNLTKNFTLKGLLGSGFRAPTGQEMFATSAVRKLNSNLKPERLKSTELGFGYRFLSNYYLSVMSYYSSISDIIIDAQTFEANPQRPGSFFSQNQNIGGAKIYGTEISTEFKFTDKLKVFFNYTYNKGTYTDIIGAVPSTQGRVGDDYIIDIFNKIMKTNAVPNTGAIPVIAPHKANIGFTYYILNKLSFHIGINYSDVRRNIATNPVKSTEKYIMGKLNIRWEDLFYNGMFMQIQVYNLSNTQYFDPGARSANGQQFATLLPLERRNIWFSVGYNF is encoded by the coding sequence ATGTCAGGAGCGGATACTTATAATATATCCGGTAAATTAAGTGTAGGAGGTTTTCGATTTCAAACAATTAATTGGCAGTATTTGCAGGGTGCAGGGACATTCAATAATGGGACATACGTATCGGATTTTAAGGAAAGAGGTTTAGAAACAAATAATTTTGATTCAAGAAATAATTTTCGTCGTGTCGGATTAATTTACGGTATTAGCCCTGCAGGCTCTAGAGGAAGTGAAATTCATAATCGACAAAATGCTCTGAGTGTTGGATATCTTTATAAGTTTAATGCTCGAACTAGTATAGATTCAGAAGTTTTTGCAAGACAGACTGATGTTATCAGTTCTACTTTCAACGAAAACTTAAAAAAAGTCGGACCCAATTCAGAATATAGACCTGGTGGTTTTAATTTGGCTACTTTTTCTAGACCGGATTATTCTTATGGGATAAGAGAAACTTTTGAGTATACAAAAAATCAACATTTATCAACTATTTCTGGACTTGAGGGAACTTACTTTAACATACCCAAAGGTAATTCACCATTAACTGCTATAGATAGATTTGAAATTCGAAATTTAGCATTATATTTACAGCAAGCTTATCGACCGTTAGAAGATTTAACTCTTACTGCTGGATATCGTTACGATTATAATTCGGTCTTCGGAGAAATTCACACTCCTAGGTTTGCGGCTATTTACAATTTAACAAAAAATTTTACTTTAAAGGGTCTTTTAGGTAGTGGGTTTCGTGCCCCGACAGGGCAAGAGATGTTTGCAACTTCAGCTGTAAGAAAATTGAATTCAAATTTAAAACCAGAAAGACTTAAATCCACCGAGTTAGGCTTTGGATATCGATTTTTGAGTAATTATTACTTATCCGTTATGAGTTATTATAGTAGTATATCGGATATAATCATTGATGCGCAAACTTTTGAAGCTAATCCGCAAAGACCTGGATCTTTTTTCTCACAAAATCAAAATATCGGAGGAGCAAAAATTTACGGAACTGAAATCTCGACAGAGTTTAAGTTTACTGATAAACTTAAGGTATTTTTTAATTATACTTACAACAAAGGAACTTATACAGACATAATTGGGGCAGTTCCTTCCACGCAAGGAAGGGTAGGAGACGATTATATTATTGATATTTTTAATAAAATAATGAAAACAAATGCAGTTCCGAACACTGGTGCAATTCCCGTTATCGCACCTCATAAAGCGAATATAGGCTTTACATATTATATTTTAAATAAACTTTCATTTCATATCGGAATTAATTATTCAGACGTTAGACGTAATATTGCAACTAATCCAGTTAAATCTACTGAAAAATATATAATGGGGAAATTAAATATAAGATGGGAGGATTTGTTTTATAATGGAATGTTTATGCAAATCCAGGTTTATAATTTATCGAATACTCAATATTTTGATCCAGGAGCAAGGTCAGCTAACGGACAGCAATTTGCTACTTTACTTCCATTAGAAAGACGTAATATATGGTTTTCCGTTGGATATAATTTTTAA